A genomic region of Trifolium pratense cultivar HEN17-A07 linkage group LG3, ARS_RC_1.1, whole genome shotgun sequence contains the following coding sequences:
- the LOC123916632 gene encoding protein TIC110, chloroplastic-like: MNPSSTLTPYSSFIPLPFSLSSSSKRHRFRVSFPCSSSSSSSCSVSSSVSPQKDLAGIEHVVDKLSPPIRLATSAVVIAGAVAAGFSLGSKFGGSRNAAVGGAVALGVAGGAAAFALNAAAPRVASVDLHKFVAGLDDPSMLKNEDIDEIVNRYGVKKQDEVFKAELCEIYREFVSSVLPPGGEELKGDEADRIISFKNSLGIDDPDAANMHIEVGRKYFRLRLEVGDREADIEQRKAFQKLIFVSYLVFGEQSSFLLPWKRIFKFTDSQVEVAIRDNAQRLYASKLKSISRDIDTEQLVTLREAQRLYRLSDQVAENLFKEHTRKMIAEIISVALNILKSRTRTVPGVIEAVEELDKILAFNDLLISLKNHADVDRFARGVGPVSLLGGKYDGDRKIIEDLKLLYRAYVTNALTGGHMEDNKLAALTQLRNIFGLGIREAEEITIDVTSKVYRKHLAKAFSGGELEMADSKAAFLQSLCDELHFDPQKACKIHEEIYRQKLQHLVTDGELSEEGAAALLRLRVMLCIPQNTVEAAHLDICGSLFGKVVMEAIASGVDGFDAEVRKSVRKSAHGLQLTREIAMSIASKAVRKMFITYIKRARGAEDSNESAKELKKMIAFNRLVVTELVKDIKGESDDVSAEELVEGVSKIEDEEWDALPTLRKTNPDKELIEKMGKPGQTEINLKDDLPGRDRTDLYKTYLLYCLTGDVTKIPFGAQIATKKNDSEFIFLNQLGGILGMSVKEIVDVHRSLAEQAFRQQAEVILADGQLTKAKVEQLINLQKEVGLPEEYAQKVIKSITTTKMAAAIETAVTQGQLNIKQIRELKESGVDLDNMVSNNMRELLFKKTVGDIFSSGSGEFDEEEVYENIPSDLNISKEKSRDVVRQLAQSRLSNSLIQAVALLRQRNHRGVVSSLNDILACDKAMPSHPLSWELSEELADLYTIFIKSNPTPEKLTRLQHLLGIRDSTAAALREMRGRLINTAVEEEEFVF; this comes from the exons atgAATCCTTCATCAACTCTCACACCTTATTCTTCTTTCATTCCATTACCTTTCTCACTCTCTTCATCTTCCAAACGACACCGTTTCAGAGTCTCATTcccttgctcttcttcttcttcttcatcatgttctgtatcatcttctgtTTCTCCGCAGAAAGACCTAGCCGGAATTGAACACGTCGTCGATAAACTATCACCGCCAATCCGCCTCGCTACATCCGCCGTTGTTATTGCCGGAGCTGTAGCCGCCGGGTTTAGTCTTGGTTCCAAGTTCGGTGGAAGTCGAAATGCCGCCGTTGGAGGTGCTGTTGCTTTGGGCGTGGCCGGTGGTGCTGCTGCTTTCGCTCTTAATGCGGCTGCTCCGCGAGTCGCTTCCGTGGATTTGCATAAATTTGTTGCTGGTCTTGATGATCCTTCTATGTTGAAGAACGAAGACATTGATGAAATCGTTAATAG gtATGGTGTGAAAAAGCAGGATGAAGTATTTAAAGCAGAGCTTTGTGAGATATATAGAGA GTTTGTGTCGTCTGTGCTTCCTCCGGGTGGTGAGGAACTTAAAGGTGATGAGGCTGATAGGATTATTAGCTTTAAGAATTCTTTAGGAATTGATGATCCAGATGCAGCTAACATGCATATAGAG GTTGGTAGGAAATATTTCAGGTTAAGGCTTGAAGTTGGGGACCGTGAAGCAGATATTGAACAACGCAAG GCATTTCAGAAGTTGATATTtgtatcatatcttgtttttgGGGAGCAATCATCTTTCCTTTTACCTTGGAAGCGTATTTTCAAGTTCACCGATTCACAG GTTGAAGTAGCTATACGTGACAATGCCCAACGATTGTATGCTTCCAAGCTGAAATCCATTAGCAGAG ATATTGACACAGAACAACTTGTTACACTTAGAGAAGCTCAACGTTTGTATCGGCTATCTGATCAG GTTGCTGAAAACTTGTTCAAGGAGCATACAAGGAAAATGATTGCGGAAATTATTTCAGTAGCACTTAATATACTTAAATCCCGCACAAGAACTGT TCCTGGAGTTATTGAGGCAGTAGAGGAGCTTGATAAGATATTGGCATTCAACGATTTACTCATCTCATTAAAGAACCATGCGGATGTGGATCGCTTTGCCCGTGGTGTTGGCCCTGTTTCGTTGCTGG GTGGTAAGTATGATGGTGATAGAAAGATAATAGAGGACTTGAAACTCCTTTACAGAGCATATGTTACAAATGCTTTGACTGGTGGTCACATGGAAGATAATAAG CTTGCTGCACTAACTCAGTTGAGGAATATATTTGGGTTGGGTATACGCGAAGCAGAAGAGATTACAATTGATGTTACATCCAAAGTATATCGCAAACACCTTGCGAAGGCTTTTTCTGGCGGTGAGTTAGAAATGGCAGATAGCAAAGCAGCATTCCTTCAAAGTTTGTGTGATGAACTGCACTTTGATCCACAAAAGGCCTGTAAAATTCACGAAG AAATTTACCGCCAAAAGCTTCAGCACTTGGTGACTGATGGAGAGCTTAGTGAGGAGGGTGCTGCTGCTTTGTTGAGGTTGCGTGTAATGCTTTGTATTCCTCAAAACACTGTTGAAGCAGCTCATTTAGATATCTGTGGCAGTTTGTTTGGAAAG GTTGTCATGGAAGCAATTGCATCAGGGGTTGATGGGTTTGATGCTGAAGTTAGGAAATCAGTAAGAAAATCAGCACATGGTTTGCAACTAACCAGGGAAATTGCTATGTCTATTGCAAGCAAGGCC GTAAGGAAGATGTTTATTACCTACATAAAACGTGCACGAGGTGCTGAAGATTCTAATGAGTCTGCAAAAGAACTCAAGAAGATGATAGCTTTCAACCGTTTGGTTGTGACCGAGTTGGTGAAGGACATTAAAGGGGAGTCGGATGATGTATCAGCTGAAGAACTTGTAGAGGGTGTGTCAaaaattgaagatgaagaatggGATGCTCTTCCAACACTCAGGAAAACAAACCCAGACAAAGAACTTATAGAAAAGATGGGGAAGCCTGGTCAGACTGAAATTAATCTTAAAGATGACCTTCCAGGAAGAGATAGGACTGATCTTTACAAGACATACTTGCTTTATTGCTTAACTGGTGATGTGACGAAGATTCCATTTGGAGCCCAGATTGCTACAAAGAAGAATGATtcagaatttatttttctaaatcaGCTTGGTGGGATTCTCGGTATGAGTGTTAAAGAAATAGTGGATGTACATAGAAGCCTTGCAGAGCAAGCTTTTAGGCAACAAGCTGAAGTAATTTTAGCTGATGGACAGTTGACAAAGGCCAAGGTGGAGCAACTTATTAATCTACAGAAAGAAGTAGGCTTACCCGAAGAATATGCTCAGAAGGTAATCAAGAGTATAACCACTACTAAAATGGCAGCTGCCATTGAAACCGCAGTGACACAAGGACAGCTGAATATTAAGCAGATAAGAGAACTAAAGGAATCTGGTGTTGATTTGGACAACATGGTATCAAATAACATGAGAGAGTTGCTCTTCAAAAAAACTGTTGGTGATATTTTCTCATCAGGCTCTGGTGAGTTCGACGAGGAggaagtatatgaaaatatccCATCAGATCTCAACATCAGTAAAgagaaatcaagagatgttGTCCGACAGCTTGCACAATCTAGGTTATCAAATTCACTCATTCAGGCTGTGGCACTATTAAGACAGAGAAATCATAGAGGAGTG GTTTCTTCACTCAACGATATACTGGCTTGTGACAAAGCAATGCCCTCACATCCATTATCATGGGAATTGTCAGAGGAGCTTGCTGATCTTTACACCATATTCATAAAGAGTAATCCCACTCCTGAAAAATTGACTCGTTTGCAGCATCTGTTGGGCATACGTGATTCCACCGCAGCTGCTCTTCGGGAGATGAGAGGTAGATTAATCAATACTGCAGTGGAGGAAGAAGAGTTTGTATTCTGA